A region from the Falco peregrinus isolate bFalPer1 chromosome 19, bFalPer1.pri, whole genome shotgun sequence genome encodes:
- the LOC114011820 gene encoding scale keratin-like — protein MSGYSESCRPCGVTCPRPIAESYNEPCVQQCPDSRAVIFPPPAVVTLPGPILSSFPQESIVGSSGPAWLGSSFGSPSSVGSLGLGGSGGSLSYGRWRSYGGSFGLGGYGGSLGLGGSSGYGGLRGYGNPFGLGGSGGSLGYGRSLGYGDDVGYGGQHGSSSFGSCGRSYSSGFSSCGTGYYLPGSQRWGRSRRGSCGAF, from the coding sequence ATGTCTGGCTACAGCGAGTCCTGCAGACCCTGTGGGGTGACGTGCCCTCGGCCGATTGCCGAGAGCTACAATGAGCCATGTGTGCAGCAATGCCCCGACTCCAGAGCAGTCATCTTCCCCCCGCCGGCTGTGGTGACCTTGCCGGGCCCCATACTCAGCTCTTTTCCCCAGGAGAGCATTGTGGGATCATCAGGCCCAGCCTGGCTAGGGAGTTCCTTTGGTTCCCCAAGCTCTGTGGGCTCCCTGGGCTTGGGTGGCTCTGGGGGCTCCTTGAGCTATGGGAGGTGGCGGAGTTACGGGGGCTCCTTTGGTTTGGGAGGCTATGGGGGCTCCCTGGGTTTGGGGGGCTCCTCTGGCTATGGGGGCTTGCGGGGCTATGGGAACCCCTTTGGCTTGGGAGGCTCTGGGGGCTCCCTTGGGTACGGCCGTTCCCTGGGCTATGGAGATGATGTGGGCTATGGGGGCCAACATGGGTCCAGCAGCTTTGGCAGTTGTGGGAGGTCCTACAGCTCCGGCTTCTCCTCCTGTGGCACGGGGTATTACCTGCCTGGGTCCCAGAGGTGGGGCAGGTCCCGCCGTGGGAGCTGCGGGGCTTTCTAA
- the LOC129782851 gene encoding feather keratin B-4-like: MSCYDLCPPTTCGPTPLANSCNEPCIRQCQDSTYVIQPSPVVVTLPGPILSSFPQNTTVGSSASAAVGDALSAGGVPISSGSSSGLGSLGFSGLGGLYGRSYRRYNRCGP, from the coding sequence ATGTCCTGCTATGATTTGTGTCCTCCCACCACTTGTGGCCCAACCCCGCTTGCCaacagctgcaacgagccctgcATCAGGCAGTGCCAGGACTCGACATATGTGATCCAGCCCTCTCCCGTGGTGGTGACCCTGCCTGgacccatcctcagctccttcccccagaaCACCACTGTGGGATCCTCAGCATCTGCAGCTGTAGGGGATGCTCTCAGTGCTGGAGGGGTTCCCATCTcctctggcagctcctcagGACTTGGGAGCCTTGGATTTTCAGGTCTAGGTGGCCTTTATGGGAGGTCTTACCGTCGCTACAACCGGTGTGGGCCATGA
- the LOC101911575 gene encoding feather keratin 4, whose translation MSCYDLCPPTSCGPTPLANSCNEPCVRQCQDSTVVIQPSPVVVTLPGPILSSFPQNTAVGSSASAAVGSALSAGGVPISSGSSLGFGSFGYPGLGSGYSRPYRRYNTYRSGF comes from the coding sequence ATGTCCTGCTACGACCTGTGTCCACCCACCTCCTGTGGCCCAACCCCGCTTGCCaacagctgcaacgagccctgcgTCAGGCAGTGCCAGGACTCAACGGTGGTGATCCAGCCCTCTCCCGTGGTGGTGACCCTGCCCGgacccatcctcagctccttcccccagaaCACCGCCGTGGGATCCTCAGCATCTGCAGCTGTCGGGAGCGCTCTCAGTGCTGGAGGGGTCCCCATCTCCTCCGGCAGCTCCTTGGGGTTTGGGAGCTTTGGCTATCCAGGCCTGGGCAGTGGGTACAGCCGACCCTACCGTCGCTACAACACCTACCGCAGTGGCTTCTAG
- the LOC101923579 gene encoding feather keratin 4-like yields the protein MSCYDLCPPTSCGPTPLANSCNEPCVRQCQDSRVVIQPSPVVVTLPGPILSSFPQNTAVGSSTSAAVGSILSEEGVPISSGSSLGFGSFGSGYSRPYHRYNTYHSGF from the coding sequence ATGTCTTGCTACGACCTGTGTCCACCCACCTCCTGTGGCCCAACCCCGCTTGCCaacagctgcaacgagccctgcgTCAGGCAGTGCCAGGACTCCCGCGTGGTGATCCAGCCCTCTCCCGTGGTGGTGACCCTGCCCGgacccatcctcagctccttcccccagaaCACCGCCGTGGGATCCAGCACCTCcgctgctgtgggcagcatcCTGAGTGAGGAGGGAGTGCCCATCTCCTCCGGCAGCTCCTTGGGGTTTGGGAGCTTTGGCAGTGGGTACAGTCGACCCTACCATCGCTATAACACCTACCACAGTGGCTTCTAG
- the LOC101911393 gene encoding feather keratin 4-like yields the protein MSCYERCPPTSCGPTPLANSCNEPCVRQCQDSTVVIQPSPVVVTLPGPILSSFPQNTAVGSSASAAVGSALSAGGVPISSGSSLGFGSFGYPGLGSGYSRPYRRYNTYRSGF from the coding sequence ATGTCCTGCTATGAGCGGTGTCCACCCACCTCCTGTGGCCCAACCCCGCTTGCCaacagctgcaacgagccctgcgTCAGGCAGTGCCAGGACTCAACGGTGGTGATCCAGCCCTCTCCCGTGGTGGTGACCCTGCCCGgacccatcctcagctccttcccccagaaCACCGCCGTGGGATCCTCAGCATCTGCAGCTGTTGGGAGCGCTCTCAGTGCTGGAGGGGTCCCCATCTCCTCCGGCAGCTCCTTGGGGTTTGGGAGCTTTGGCTATCCAGGCCTGGGCAGTGGGTACAGCCGACCCTACCGTCGCTACAACACCTACCGCAGTGGCTTCTAG